The Misgurnus anguillicaudatus chromosome 15, ASM2758022v2, whole genome shotgun sequence genome has a window encoding:
- the LOC129419068 gene encoding uncharacterized protein: MGSPQQWLARLKDELSDSPLVSNVAFGFILMGLEKLVELEFECPCNPVWNGLFSSAFFIIPAVMALALMIIIQGCRCEFVCTSFLSLSSLVPAVVWLILLFLDGQYFACAMTDWHGRYVIVDKAAPQKWCEPTQEERVPPQELMLRSQRLFVESQVIGIVLLIFICFGLVVYVIRESCQHELETQDVNMAEMSLYSTS, from the exons ATGGGAAGTCCACAGCAGTGGCTCGCGCGACTGAAGGATGAACTAAGCGACAGTCCACTCGTGTCCAACGTGGCCTTCGGCTTCATCCTGATGGGTCTGGAGAAGTTAGTGGAGCTGGAGTTCGAGTGTCCGTGTAATCCGGTGTGGAACGGACTCTTCTCCTCCGCGTTCTTCATCATTCCCGCGGTCATGGCTCTCGCGCTCATGATCATCATCCAGGGTTGCAGGTGCGAGTTCGTGTGCACGAGCTTTCTTTCTCTGTCCAGTCTCGTGCCCGCGGTGGTCTGGCTGATCTTGCTCTTTCTGGACGGTCAGTACTTTGCGTGCGCCATGACAGACTGGCACGGCAGGTACGTGATCGTGGACAAAGCCGCTCCGCAGAAATGGTGCGAACCCACGCAAGAGGAGCGCGTGCCCCCTCAGGAACTCATGCTGCGCTCACAGCGGCTGTTTGTCGAGTCTCAG GTGATTGGCATAGTGCTTCTTATTTTCATCTGTTTTGGACTGGTGGTGTACGTCATCCGAGAGAGCTGTCAGCATGAGCTGGAAACTCAAGATGTCAATATGGCAGAGATGAGTCTGTACAGCACCAGCTGA